From Maniola hyperantus chromosome 21, iAphHyp1.2, whole genome shotgun sequence, the proteins below share one genomic window:
- the natalisin gene encoding uncharacterized protein natalisin yields MVGKENIINESNQYDSVDGRGTDLKLKTVVEKQIPFWGSRGRRESSSDETVPDVQLPTTKHNKYSKNLYKLLLNFDDQLKDEVPPFWSTRGRRDSDDSKDDSPQDLFWANRGKRQEDDPFWGARGRRQEDDSPFWGNRGRRHEDDSPFWGNRGRRENLVSPYSSIREEFDDDEPFWGNRGRRQEQEPFWGSRGRRESFEPYSGHGKNKAKLHHSYEDLLNEKKYLKSTILDAIDDLGISNNNFERNGRKDIDAPFWMNRGRDSKLKILFNGLARNRMQYNPSTSNKVSANELHSKTFQQNTLHDDRIYAEEPHYILVERSSRSSGEDDPFFISRGKKYSKSNFDLTKAARGRRGALEDIMKSVRNDPYNIARGKKDYVQIGNSNTTESHFIKTKDLICASIDLLTMKHSEGNKVKREVLDNDRDRRTTLKKLALQLQMDPYFVSRGKKDGGNNIKLDDFEKFINKVMILCN; encoded by the coding sequence ATGGTTggtaaagaaaatataattaatgaaTCAAATCAATACGATTCTGTAGATGGAAGAGGAACAGATTTAAAACTAAAGACAGTAGTTGAAAAACAAATTCCATTTTGGGGTAGCAGAGGTAGACGCGAAAGCTCTTCCGACGAAACGGTTCCTGATGTGCAATTACCAACAACAAAGCATAATAAATACagtaaaaatttatataaattattgctGAACTTTGACGATCAATTAAAAGACGAAGTCCCTCCATTCTGGAGTACTCGAGGGCGACGGGATTCCGACGACTCCAAAGATGATTCGCCTCAAGATTTATTTTGGGCAAATAGGGGAAAGCGACAAGAGGACGACCCTTTCTGGGGCGCAAGAGGTAGAAGACAAGAAGATGACTCACCTTTCTGGGGTAATAGAGGAAGGAGACATGAAGATGACTCACCTTTCTGGGGTAATAGAGGTAGGCGAGAAAACCTTGTTTCACCATACTCGTCTATCAGAGAAGAATTTGACGATGACGAACCCTTCTGGGGCAACCGTGGTAGACGACAAGAACAGGAGCCATTTTGGGGCAGTAGAGGAAGAAGGGAATCATTCGAGCCTTATTCGGGTCATGGAAAAAATAAAGCTAAATTGCATCACTCGTACGAAGACTTATTGaacgaaaaaaaatatctaaaaagcACCATCCTTGATGCTATTGATGATTTAGGAATTAGTAACAATAATTTTGAAAGAAATGGAAGAAAGGATATCGATGCACCATTTTGGATGAACAGAGGTAGAGACAgcaaattgaaaattttattcaaCGGTCTAGCAAGAAACCGCATGCAATACAATCCAAGTACTTCGAACAAAGTATCAGCTAATGAACTACACTCTAAGACATTTCAACAGAATACTTTGCACGATGATAGAATTTATGCTGAAGAACCTCATTATATTTTAGTAGAACGAAGCAGTCGTTCTTCAGGGGAAGATGATCCATTTTTCATATCAAGAGGGAAAAAGTATAGTAAATCAAATTTCGATTTGACCAAAGCAGCCCGAGGTCGTAGGGGAGCATTGGAAGATATTATGAAATCTGTACGAAATGATCCATATAACATAGCGAGAGGTAAAAAGGATTATGTACAAATCGGAAACTCAAACACAACGGAAAGTCactttattaaaacaaaagatCTTATTTGTGCTTCTATTGATTTATTGACGATGAAGCATTCAGAAGGAAATAAAGTGAAAAGAGAGGTTCTTGATAACGATAGGGACAGAcgaactactttaaagaagctGGCGTTACAGTTACAAATGGACCCGTATTTTGTTAGCAGGGGGAAAAAAGATGGAGGGAATAATATCAAACTGGATGATTTTGAGAAGTTTATTAATAAAGTCATGATTCTATGCAATTAG